In one SAR324 cluster bacterium genomic region, the following are encoded:
- a CDS encoding heavy metal translocating P-type ATPase, whose amino-acid sequence MLPAILILGGLAYAGYSAYKEGENPTSKPILVSEKLSLSDSGEQEPNIPIIPESSKVLSHKETEEELDHYIKVAGVTLGTATLGALVYTPINLITLPLLIYVSLPIFKDTFHNLIHEKRIRASAVDSIAIVGTFATGYYWIGSLASIAFFLSNKLLLKTEDMSKKQMINIFGQQPQFVWLFKEGTEIEIPFETLKSGDIIILQAGEMIPIDGIVVQGFASVDQHILTGESQPVEKVSGDSVLAATMVISGKIQVKVVHEASETSAAKIGRILQNTADFKSSVEARTIQFADMLAGPTIAMGGVTWAMMGPISATAMVSCNFMETTRMTVPLGVLNYLRLASEQGILVKDGRCLELLKDVDTVVFDKTGTLTLEEPQVGQIYLLNDEPEEVILQYAAAAEHKQSHPIAKAIVKQAKACQIMIPEIEDALYEIGYGIKVKVGTAQIHVGSERFMTNEAISLSPGALVQKIRQTAEDNGYGLVYVACNQQLIGILELHVSLRPEAQSVIGRLKELGLATYIISGDHEAPTRKLAQELGIEHYFSEVLPQDKAKIIQELQLQGKSICFIGDGINDTVALKTANVSVSIQGASTAALDTAGIVLMDHTLKHVPTLFELATEMADNTRHGFLTAIIPGAIGITGIFLFNFKILASVILFITSVGAGSVNAMLPLMKNRQKSSELLVEEDSHSA is encoded by the coding sequence ATGCTTCCAGCAATATTGATTTTAGGCGGATTGGCTTATGCCGGATATTCCGCCTACAAAGAAGGCGAAAACCCAACCTCCAAGCCCATTCTGGTTTCTGAAAAACTCTCTTTATCCGATTCCGGAGAACAAGAACCGAACATTCCAATCATTCCGGAATCTTCAAAGGTTCTGTCCCATAAGGAGACTGAGGAGGAACTCGATCATTATATAAAAGTCGCTGGCGTTACTTTGGGAACAGCAACACTGGGCGCATTGGTTTATACGCCCATCAATCTGATTACCCTGCCCTTGCTCATCTATGTCAGCCTGCCCATATTCAAAGACACCTTTCATAATCTGATACATGAAAAACGGATTCGAGCCAGTGCGGTGGACAGCATTGCCATCGTAGGAACCTTTGCTACCGGATATTACTGGATTGGATCACTGGCATCCATTGCCTTTTTTTTAAGCAACAAACTGTTGCTCAAAACAGAGGATATGTCCAAAAAACAAATGATAAATATTTTTGGTCAGCAGCCTCAATTTGTCTGGTTGTTCAAGGAAGGGACAGAGATCGAAATTCCGTTTGAAACCCTGAAGTCGGGAGATATCATTATCCTTCAGGCTGGTGAAATGATTCCGATTGACGGGATCGTGGTGCAGGGCTTTGCTTCGGTCGATCAACATATTCTGACAGGAGAGTCTCAACCGGTAGAAAAAGTATCCGGTGATTCCGTGCTTGCCGCCACGATGGTGATTAGCGGAAAAATTCAGGTAAAGGTGGTTCATGAAGCCAGTGAAACCTCGGCGGCCAAGATCGGCAGGATTTTACAGAATACGGCTGATTTCAAGTCCTCTGTGGAAGCCAGAACCATCCAGTTCGCGGATATGCTGGCAGGTCCAACCATTGCGATGGGTGGGGTGACATGGGCGATGATGGGACCGATCAGTGCCACAGCCATGGTCAGTTGTAACTTTATGGAGACCACCCGAATGACGGTTCCCCTGGGAGTATTGAATTATCTGAGACTTGCGTCCGAGCAGGGGATTCTGGTGAAGGATGGACGCTGTCTGGAATTATTAAAGGACGTGGATACGGTTGTGTTTGACAAGACGGGAACCCTGACCCTGGAGGAGCCTCAAGTGGGTCAGATTTACCTCCTGAATGATGAACCGGAAGAAGTGATTCTGCAATATGCGGCGGCGGCAGAACATAAACAGTCACACCCCATTGCCAAAGCCATTGTCAAACAGGCTAAGGCGTGCCAGATCATGATACCGGAGATTGAGGATGCTCTTTATGAAATCGGGTACGGCATTAAGGTGAAAGTGGGAACCGCTCAGATTCATGTGGGAAGTGAGCGTTTTATGACGAACGAAGCGATCTCACTCTCTCCCGGCGCACTGGTTCAGAAAATCCGACAAACGGCTGAAGACAATGGTTACGGACTGGTGTATGTGGCCTGCAACCAGCAATTGATTGGCATTCTGGAACTCCATGTTTCCTTACGTCCTGAAGCACAATCTGTGATCGGGCGACTCAAGGAACTGGGACTCGCCACCTATATTATCTCCGGAGATCATGAAGCACCTACCCGCAAACTGGCTCAGGAGCTAGGCATTGAGCATTATTTTTCAGAAGTATTGCCCCAGGATAAAGCAAAAATTATTCAGGAACTTCAACTACAGGGAAAATCAATATGTTTTATAGGGGATGGCATCAATGACACAGTCGCCTTAAAAACGGCTAATGTGTCGGTTTCCATTCAGGGTGCATCGACTGCGGCCCTGGATACTGCCGGTATCGTTTTGATGGATCATACGCTGAAACATGTTCCGACTCTGTTTGAACTGGCTACGGAAATGGCTGACAATACACGTCATGGTTTTTTAACCGCCATCATTCCCGGTGCCATCGGAATTACCGGAATATTCCTGTTTAACTTCAAAATTCTGGCTTCGGTGATTTTGTTTATAACCAGTGTGGGCGCAGGATCTGTCAATGCGATGCTTCCTCTCATGAAGAATCGTCAGAAATCATCAGAG
- a CDS encoding MBL fold metallo-hydrolase, with product MRIHHLNCGTMCVRGRFLVNDSGGLFAKAHLVCHCLLIESDEGLILVDTGIGMQDILKPEKRIGRLNLKMLLPALKPEESALKQVETLGFKASDVRHIIVTHLDLDHIGGIADFPQAQIHIFKTEYETGVVSPGLMQLLRYRRLQWNHHPVWDPRSLHGEQWFGLEAVQALQDKLPEILIVPLAGHTPGHSGIAVKTDNGWLFHCGDAYFYHAEVSVTHPHCTPVLTILQQFNVMDRDTRRANVERLRQLKQEHPGEVDLFCSHDPSDFERLQHKNSQ from the coding sequence ATGAGAATACATCATTTGAATTGCGGTACCATGTGTGTGCGTGGACGTTTTCTGGTCAATGATTCAGGCGGCTTGTTCGCCAAAGCCCACCTGGTTTGTCATTGTCTGCTCATTGAAAGTGACGAAGGATTGATTCTGGTGGATACCGGCATCGGAATGCAGGATATTCTGAAGCCCGAAAAACGAATTGGCCGATTGAATCTCAAAATGCTGCTACCCGCGCTGAAACCTGAAGAATCCGCCTTGAAACAGGTGGAGACTCTCGGTTTTAAGGCCAGTGATGTCAGGCATATCATTGTGACCCATCTGGATCTCGATCACATCGGTGGTATTGCGGATTTCCCCCAGGCGCAGATTCACATTTTCAAAACAGAATATGAGACGGGCGTTGTCTCACCGGGACTCATGCAGTTATTGCGTTATCGGCGCCTTCAGTGGAATCATCATCCTGTGTGGGACCCCCGTTCGTTGCATGGGGAACAGTGGTTCGGACTGGAAGCGGTTCAGGCCCTTCAGGATAAGTTGCCCGAAATCCTGATCGTTCCCCTTGCCGGTCACACTCCGGGACATTCAGGAATTGCGGTCAAGACAGACAATGGTTGGTTGTTCCATTGCGGCGATGCTTATTTTTATCATGCGGAGGTTTCCGTAACGCATCCCCACTGCACACCGGTTCTGACGATACTCCAGCAATTCAACGTGATGGACCGTGACACACGAAGGGCCAATGTGGAACGGTTGAGACAATTAAAACAGGAACATCCCGGAGAAGTGGATCTGTTTTGTTCGCATGATCCGAGCGATTTTGAGCGTCTTCAACACAAAAATTCACAGTAA
- a CDS encoding HAD-IA family hydrolase, giving the protein MSEWQLPRGYQGLIFDCDGTLVDSMPLHYQAWNTVMTRHQLEFTETRFYQWAGVPVDEIIRRLAVEQGKTVDIGALAAERDACFHSLPASELRPVTFVVDIVRCFYGKRPMAVATGSTKESAEASLRAIGILAFFDAVISSRGTCPPKPAPDVFLIAAKQLGIAPEKCVAFEDAEAGLQAARSAGMHVVDVRPWIQR; this is encoded by the coding sequence ATGTCTGAATGGCAATTACCCCGAGGATATCAAGGTTTGATATTTGATTGCGATGGCACCCTGGTTGACTCAATGCCCTTGCATTACCAGGCGTGGAATACTGTTATGACTCGTCACCAGTTGGAATTCACTGAAACCCGATTTTATCAATGGGCCGGTGTTCCCGTAGATGAGATCATTCGGCGTCTGGCTGTTGAACAGGGAAAAACCGTGGATATCGGTGCTCTTGCCGCGGAACGGGATGCCTGTTTCCACAGTCTGCCTGCCAGTGAATTGCGCCCGGTAACATTTGTGGTTGACATTGTGCGCTGTTTTTATGGAAAACGCCCCATGGCCGTTGCGACAGGCAGCACCAAAGAATCCGCAGAAGCTTCCTTGCGGGCAATCGGAATTCTGGCCTTCTTTGACGCGGTGATCAGTTCACGGGGCACGTGTCCTCCCAAACCCGCACCGGACGTGTTTCTGATAGCGGCAAAACAGCTTGGGATTGCCCCTGAAAAATGCGTGGCGTTTGAAGATGCGGAGGCCGGACTGCAAGCGGCCCGTTCCGCGGGGATGCATGTGGTGGATGTTCGTCCCTGGATTCAGCGATAG
- a CDS encoding IS5 family transposase yields the protein MYPSDVTDAEWSVIEPFLRPKDGRGSSHIHSRRTIINAIFYINKTGCQWEYLPHDFPPWQTVYDHYRKWCRNGTWQKILDALNSLARQKQGRSATPSYGIVDSQSVKTPYDSDDRGIDGGKKVKGRKRHICVNILGNLLHIIVHAANKSDTVEGCRVFQEALERYPSLDAFSADGGYQGTSVDFVREQLGKRLDISKTVKDQPKNSNDGKMTILPKRWIVERTLAWFGGFRRLAKDFEILIETAENMVRIAMIRLTVRKYI from the coding sequence ATGTATCCCAGCGACGTTACCGATGCCGAATGGTCCGTGATCGAACCCTTTCTCCGTCCCAAGGATGGTCGGGGGTCTTCCCATATTCACAGCCGACGAACGATTATCAATGCCATCTTTTATATCAACAAAACGGGTTGTCAATGGGAGTATCTTCCTCATGATTTTCCGCCTTGGCAAACGGTCTATGACCACTATCGCAAGTGGTGTCGGAATGGAACATGGCAAAAAATCCTGGATGCTCTCAACTCCCTTGCCCGTCAAAAACAAGGGCGTTCCGCCACACCTTCCTATGGAATCGTCGATTCCCAAAGTGTGAAAACCCCATATGATAGCGACGATCGTGGCATTGACGGCGGGAAAAAAGTGAAAGGCCGCAAACGCCATATCTGTGTCAACATTCTGGGAAACCTGCTCCATATCATCGTACATGCCGCCAATAAATCCGACACGGTGGAGGGATGCCGTGTCTTCCAGGAAGCGCTGGAACGTTATCCTTCGCTTGACGCTTTTTCCGCCGATGGCGGCTACCAGGGAACCTCCGTGGACTTTGTCCGGGAACAACTGGGAAAACGCCTTGATATTTCCAAAACCGTCAAGGATCAACCCAAAAACTCCAACGATGGGAAAATGACCATTTTACCCAAACGTTGGATTGTTGAACGAACTCTCGCCTGGTTTGGAGGATTCCGACGACTTGCTAAAGACTTTGAAATTCTTATTGAAACTGCTGAAAACATGGTACGAATTGCCATGATTCGGCTTACTGTCAGAAAATATATCTAA
- a CDS encoding type II toxin-antitoxin system RelE/ParE family toxin, translating to MGWKIKIGTVAEKQIRKMDRSTQKRILDFLSERIEDCKNPRHFGEPLKGDKSGYWRYRIGDYRVLCEIFDEKLIVLVIAVGHRREVYKKS from the coding sequence TTGGGTTGGAAAATTAAAATCGGAACCGTTGCCGAAAAGCAAATCAGAAAAATGGATCGTTCCACCCAAAAACGGATTTTGGATTTTCTCAGTGAACGAATAGAAGATTGCAAAAATCCACGCCACTTTGGAGAACCGTTAAAAGGTGACAAAAGCGGATATTGGCGTTATAGGATTGGTGATTATCGGGTTCTTTGTGAAATTTTTGATGAAAAACTCATTGTATTAGTCATTGCGGTAGGACATAGGAGAGAAGTTTATAAAAAAAGTTGA
- a CDS encoding CopG family transcriptional regulator has translation MIALRLDSTIEAQISALAVAKGKTKSSIVRDAILRMLEDEEDLALVEKATSQQKTTKSLAELRKELGLEN, from the coding sequence ATGATTGCCTTGCGTCTTGATTCAACCATCGAAGCACAAATATCCGCTTTGGCGGTAGCCAAAGGTAAAACGAAAAGCTCCATCGTTCGAGATGCTATTCTAAGAATGCTGGAAGATGAAGAAGATTTAGCCTTAGTGGAAAAAGCAACATCTCAACAAAAAACCACAAAATCATTAGCGGAATTAAGGAAAGAACTTGGGTTGGAAAATTAA
- a CDS encoding 3-deoxy-7-phosphoheptulonate synthase yields the protein MRPTSDLHVTGTEPIITPTHLKASVLMSETANSTVITSREIVENILDGKDRRLLAVIGPCSIHDVDAAMDYAKRLKKLADHIQDRIFVVMRVYFEKPRTTVGWKGLINDPDLNETYNIDKGLRLARKLLIDLNEMCLPTGTEMLDPITPQYIADLISWSAIGARTTESQKHREMASGLSMPVGFKNGTDGGLAVAVNAMKSAREPHHFLGIDEQSRVAIIKTSGNPYGHIVLRGGSQGDNYHRDAIKITESELSKAGLRTTIMVDCSHANSNKDPFKQETVLKDITSQIVAGNQSIIGFMIESNLYAGNQEISPAMKYGVSVTDKCLDWENTERILIETWKQIQR from the coding sequence ATGAGACCAACAAGTGATTTGCACGTTACAGGCACAGAACCCATCATCACGCCAACACATTTAAAAGCTTCAGTTCTGATGAGTGAGACCGCTAATTCCACGGTCATAACCTCGCGAGAAATCGTTGAAAATATCCTTGATGGTAAAGACCGACGTTTGCTGGCGGTCATCGGCCCCTGTTCCATCCATGACGTGGATGCCGCGATGGATTATGCCAAACGTTTGAAAAAACTGGCTGATCACATTCAGGACCGAATTTTTGTAGTGATGCGGGTATATTTTGAAAAACCAAGAACCACGGTAGGCTGGAAAGGCCTGATCAATGACCCTGATCTGAATGAAACCTACAACATTGACAAAGGTTTGCGCCTTGCCAGAAAACTGCTCATCGACCTCAATGAAATGTGCTTGCCGACGGGCACTGAAATGCTGGATCCCATCACCCCCCAGTACATTGCGGATCTCATTTCGTGGAGTGCCATCGGAGCCCGCACCACAGAATCACAGAAACATCGTGAAATGGCCAGTGGTCTATCCATGCCTGTGGGATTCAAGAATGGAACAGACGGAGGACTTGCTGTAGCCGTTAACGCCATGAAATCAGCAAGAGAACCGCATCATTTTCTGGGAATTGATGAACAAAGCCGGGTAGCGATCATTAAAACATCAGGCAATCCCTACGGGCACATCGTATTGAGAGGTGGTTCACAAGGTGACAATTATCACCGGGACGCCATCAAAATTACAGAATCAGAATTGAGCAAAGCCGGACTCCGCACAACAATAATGGTAGATTGCAGTCATGCAAACTCCAATAAAGATCCCTTTAAGCAAGAAACAGTACTCAAAGATATCACGTCCCAGATTGTGGCAGGAAACCAGTCTATAATCGGATTCATGATAGAAAGTAATCTATATGCGGGCAATCAGGAAATTTCACCTGCTATGAAATATGGCGTGTCGGTAACGGATAAATGTCTGGACTGGGAAAATACAGAAAGAATTCTCATTGAAACATGGAAACAAATCCAACGATAA
- a CDS encoding ferredoxin family protein, translated as MAYIVTAYCENCRYTDCVEVCPVEAFHEGPTMLYINPETCIDCNACVEECPVEAIYADVDLPAQWESYTQLNADKSQEYPVITEKKDPLPTAKTLEQLKAQG; from the coding sequence ATGGCTTATATTGTTACCGCATATTGTGAAAACTGCCGTTACACAGACTGCGTGGAAGTGTGTCCGGTGGAAGCATTCCATGAAGGCCCCACCATGCTTTATATCAATCCGGAAACATGCATTGACTGTAATGCCTGTGTGGAAGAGTGCCCCGTGGAAGCGATTTATGCCGATGTGGATTTACCAGCACAATGGGAGAGTTACACCCAGTTGAATGCTGATAAATCACAGGAATACCCGGTGATCACAGAGAAAAAAGATCCATTGCCTACCGCAAAGACACTGGAACAACTGAAGGCCCAGGGGTAA
- a CDS encoding DUF177 domain-containing protein has product MQLQVKIHDLSQEELVLEAFPAPSDYERIQEAIGPQKEPFHYILKLSRQGDRITLNGHMYGHWKLICDRCLSPYQYDQEEIFQTQFLPEQEVPVESETILSLNDLETEFYQGDCLDLKDLLEDQILLGIPFKKLCTEECLGRCSRCGINLNEQHCECSRMIDPDHPFAALSQLIQK; this is encoded by the coding sequence ATGCAGTTGCAGGTAAAAATTCATGATCTTTCTCAAGAAGAACTGGTGCTGGAGGCCTTTCCCGCACCTTCAGATTATGAACGCATTCAGGAAGCGATAGGACCGCAAAAGGAGCCATTCCACTACATTCTTAAATTGTCCAGACAGGGGGATAGAATCACACTCAATGGGCACATGTATGGTCATTGGAAGTTGATTTGTGATCGTTGTCTGAGTCCATATCAATACGATCAGGAAGAGATATTTCAGACACAGTTTCTTCCAGAACAGGAAGTCCCGGTTGAGAGCGAAACAATATTGTCACTGAATGATCTGGAAACAGAGTTTTATCAGGGCGATTGTCTGGATCTGAAAGATCTTCTTGAAGATCAAATACTTCTTGGAATTCCTTTTAAAAAACTGTGCACGGAAGAATGTCTTGGTCGTTGTTCCCGTTGTGGAATTAATCTCAATGAACAGCACTGCGAGTGTTCCCGCATGATTGATCCAGATCATCCGTTTGCCGCCTTATCACAATTGATTCAGAAATAG
- the rpmF gene encoding 50S ribosomal protein L32 produces MAVPEKKISRKRRNQRRAHIKLETPGLSSCTNCGATIQPHRICPECGYYKGILITEVDNY; encoded by the coding sequence ATGGCAGTACCTGAGAAGAAAATTTCCAGAAAACGCAGAAATCAGCGACGCGCTCACATCAAACTGGAAACACCCGGATTATCATCCTGTACCAATTGCGGTGCAACCATTCAACCCCATAGAATCTGTCCTGAGTGTGGTTATTACAAAGGAATTCTAATCACAGAAGTCGACAATTATTGA
- the plsX gene encoding phosphate acyltransferase PlsX has protein sequence MWIAVDAMGGDTPLTIPVEGAVRAINDFDLNVALVGQETAIRQELQKYSYDPSKIKIIHCDEYVRMEESPAVALRQKKNSSIRVAIDKHKAGEVDAVVSAGHTGASMATAKMVLKSLKGIDRPAIIAVMPSSKGNFVLLDVGANTDCKPHYLLEFALMGEAYSQGILHNPNPRVGLLNNGEEEGKGNYLAKETYNLLKESTLNFVGNIEGKAMFKGEADVVVCDGFVGNVTLKVAEGTFDLIKTFLQEEITKSFLAKISYLGMKPIFKALKERADYKEIGGAPLLGVNGTVIICHGSSSATAIRNAVKHAHDCATVGLNDMIAKLLNANQQLIEKAINLPQS, from the coding sequence ATGTGGATTGCTGTTGACGCAATGGGTGGCGATACGCCGTTAACCATACCCGTAGAAGGTGCGGTTCGTGCTATCAATGATTTTGATCTCAACGTTGCTTTGGTTGGACAGGAAACCGCGATCCGTCAGGAGTTGCAGAAATATTCCTACGATCCTTCCAAAATTAAAATCATCCATTGTGATGAATATGTACGGATGGAAGAATCGCCGGCTGTTGCGTTACGCCAGAAAAAAAATTCATCCATTCGAGTTGCTATCGACAAGCACAAAGCTGGCGAAGTGGATGCTGTTGTGAGTGCCGGACACACAGGTGCGTCTATGGCTACGGCTAAAATGGTATTGAAATCGCTCAAAGGCATCGATCGTCCCGCTATTATCGCGGTCATGCCCTCCAGCAAAGGAAACTTTGTTCTTCTTGACGTTGGGGCGAATACCGACTGCAAGCCACATTACCTCCTCGAATTCGCACTCATGGGTGAAGCCTATTCCCAGGGTATTCTCCATAATCCCAATCCACGGGTTGGACTGTTGAACAATGGTGAAGAGGAAGGCAAGGGCAATTATCTCGCCAAGGAAACTTACAATCTCCTTAAAGAAAGTACTTTGAACTTTGTGGGAAACATTGAAGGCAAAGCCATGTTTAAAGGCGAGGCCGATGTGGTGGTTTGTGATGGATTTGTAGGAAATGTCACTTTGAAAGTAGCCGAAGGTACGTTTGATCTGATCAAAACATTCTTACAGGAAGAAATCACCAAATCATTTCTGGCCAAAATCAGTTATCTGGGAATGAAACCTATTTTTAAAGCACTCAAAGAACGTGCGGATTATAAGGAAATTGGTGGAGCCCCTCTGCTGGGTGTGAATGGAACAGTGATTATCTGTCATGGCAGTTCCTCAGCCACCGCCATTCGGAATGCGGTCAAACATGCTCATGATTGTGCGACAGTTGGACTCAATGACATGATTGCCAAGTTGCTCAATGCCAACCAGCAGTTGATTGAAAAGGCCATCAACCTCCCTCAATCATAA